A stretch of Palaemon carinicauda isolate YSFRI2023 chromosome 34, ASM3689809v2, whole genome shotgun sequence DNA encodes these proteins:
- the LOC137626835 gene encoding neuroligin-4, Y-linked-like has protein sequence MDVTLSKSFISMWSNFIKLGHPKDTVSTAKMSESANDITSQEQIWPKYDPVYQRYFQIGTQNFVRDHYRAGKVALWSWLLPGLERVGSRYSPDKNFHRLPTDLQSGLYPESTDQYNLTDGFLSSPVTPTFTGPTNTPHNLTIVAKANKNKVRESANLDMLSQMGKDFPYTTALSVTVAIACSLLMLNILVLTIVYYRHKANPRSIARGLQDADSESWNNIQLHSSRGNCKTVYAPGHYVTLRPSITMHSYLATAFEEESQHDWLPDYISSVQTIDNMTGVTSNRISPDMQGIVTNTQMLHEPKENILSVTTLKQPVASYTSPNDGHLVSTYSPVDGQLVQNYSPGIGQQVISYSPKDGQLIPNYLSSSAFTMHIRE, from the exons atggatgtcacactcagcaaatccttcatatcaatgtggagtaatttcataaaattagg acatccaaaagacacagtctccacagctaagatgtccgagagtgcaaacgacataacttctcaagagcagatatggcccaaatatgacccagtctatcagagatactttcaaatag gaacacagaactttgtacgtgaccactaccgtgctggaaaagtagccttgtggtcatggctacttCCTGGTCTGGAACGAGTGGGTTCTCGGTACAGCCCAGATAAAAACTTccacagattaccaactgatctccagtctggtttataccctgaatcaacGGACCAGTATAACTTAACAGATGGCTTTCTATCTAGCCCAGTCACTCCCACCTTCACTGGCCCAACAAATACACCccataacttgacaattgtagctaaGGCTAACAAGAACAAAGTTAGGGAATCAGCAAATTTGGATATGCTGAGTCAAATGGGGAAGGATTTCCCCTACACGACTGCACTGAGCgtgacagtggccattgcctgTTCTTTGCTAATGctaaatatcctggttcttactATCGTTTATTATCGCCATAAGGCCAACCCCCGGAGCATCGCCAGAGGCTTGCAGGACGCGGATAGCGAGAGCTGGAATAACATCCAGTTGCACTCGTCTCGGGGCAATTGTAAGACAGTATATGCCCCAGGGCATTATGTaaccctgaggccttctatcacaatgcatagctacctggccacagcctttgaagaggagtcccagcacgactggctgccagactacataagcagcgtacaaaccatagacaatatgactggcgtaacatccaataggatctctccagataTGCAAGGCATCGTTACGAATACGCAAATGCTACacgaaccaaaagaaaatatattatcagttacaacgctcaagcagcctgtggcttcatacacatctccgaatgatggtcatctcgtctctacatattcaccagtcgatggtcaactcgtccaaaattattcaccAGGAATAGGCCAACAAGTTATAAGTTATTCTCCGAAGGATGGACaactaattccaaattatttgtcgAGCAGTGCTTTTACAATGCATATTAGGGAGTAG